The genomic stretch ACACGTAAAAACTATCGCGGCGCCAGCTCGTTCAAGTGGCGGGCGACTGCAATCCATGCACCGATATACCCCAACAACACTGCTCCGATCAAGAGCGACAGACCATCGGAAGCCGGAACGCCGCCCAGGGCGAAGTCACTGCCATACAGCCCGGAAAGCCCTACCACCGCCTCGTTCAGCCAGTTCAGGCCAAACGCCAGGATGCCCCACGCCAGCAGGCCTGCGCCCAGGCCATACAGGGCGCCCATGTACAGGAAAGGCCGGCGCACGTAGGCGTCGGTGCCGCCGACCAGCTTGATCACTTCGATCTCGATACGACGGTTTTCAATGTGTAGACGAATTGTGTTACCGATTACTAACAGCAGGGCAGAAATCAGCATCACGGCCAGACCGAAGACGAAGCGGTCACCCAACTTGAGGATGGCTGCCAGCCGCTCGACCCAAACCAGGTCCAGTTGCGCCACGTCCACCCGCGGCAGCTCCGACAGGCGCTGACGCAAGGCTTCCAGGGCTGGCTTGTCGACCTCGGTCGGAGTTACAACCACCACACCCGGCAGTGGGTTGTCTGGCAGTTCGCGCAGGGCCTCGCCCAGCCCGGACTGCTGCTGGAACTCCTCCAGCGCCTGCTCGCGGCTGACATACTGGGCGTCCGCCACGCCAGGCATGCCCTTGATCTCGTCGCGCAGCGCTTCGCCATCACGGCTGCCAGCATCAAGCTTGAGGTACAGCGAAATCTGCGCAGCGCGCTGCCACGAACCGCCAAGCTGCTCGACGTTCTTCAGCAACAAGGACAGGCCCATCGGCATGCTCAGCGCCACTGCCATCACCAGGCAGGTGAAGAAACTGCCAATCGGTTGCTTGCCCAGGCGGCGCAGGCTGTCGGCCAGGCTGGCACGGTGGCTTTCCAGCCAGGCATGCAGCAGGGTGCGGAAGTCCGGGCCATCATCGTCTTCCCCGCGTTTTTTCTTCGCAGGTTGCGGATCGGCCGGTTTCGGTGCGACCCGCTCGGAAACCTTCGGAGTACGTGTAGTGTTCATTGCCCGGCCTCCCCATCGCCGATCAAGCGGCCGCGTTGCAACGTCAGCATGCGGTGGCGCATGCGCGCGATCAGTGCCAGGTCGTGGCTGGCGATCAATACCGTCGTGCCCAGGCGGTTGATGTCCTCGAACACGCCCATGATCTCTGCAGCCAGACGCGGGTCGAGGTTACCGGTGGGCTCGTCGGCCAGCAGCAGAGCCGGCTGGTGAACGATGGCTCGGGCGATACCGACCCGCTGCTGCTGCCCGGTGGACAGGTCGGCCGGGAACAGCTCGCCTTTGTCGGACAGCGACACACGTTCCAGGGCCGAGTCCACGCGCTTGGCGATCTCGACCTTGGACAGGCCGAGAATCTGCAGCGGCAAGGCAATGTTGTTGAACACGGTGCGGTCGAACAACAGCTGGTGGTTCTGGAACACCACGCCGATTTGCCGGCGCAGGAACGGGATTTGCGCATTGCTGATCTGGCCCAGGTCCTGCCCTGCCAGCATCAGCTTGCCGCTGGTCGGGCGCTCCATGGCCAGCAACAGGCGCAGCAGGGTGCTCTTGCCAGCGCCCGAGTGGCCGGTGACGAACAGGAATTCGCCCCGGCGCGCCCGGAAACTCAGCTCATGCAAACCCACATGACCATTGGGATAGCGCTTGGCAACCTGCTCGAATCGGATCATGGTCAATCTCGCTCGGCGAACAGAGCCTTGACGAACGGCTCGGCTTCGAAGGTACGCAGGTCGTCGATGCCTTCACCGACGCCGATGAAACGGATCGGGATGTTGAACTGCTTGGCCAGGGCGAAGATCACCCCGCCCTTGGCAGTGCCGTCCAGCTTGGTCAGGGCCAGGCCGGTCAGCTCGACGCTCTGGTTGAAGTACTTGGCCTGACTGATGGCGTTCTGGCCGGTGCCGGCATCAAGCACCAGCAGCACCTCGTGCGGTGCCTCAACGTCGAGCTTGCCGATAACCCGGCGGACCTTCTTCAGCTCTTCCATCAGGTTATCTTTGGTGTGCAGGCGGCCGGCAGTGTCGGCGATCAGCACGTCAACGCCACGGGCCTTGGCGGCCTGCACGGCATCGAAGATTACCGAGGCAGAGTCGGCGCCCGTGTGCTGGGCTATCACCGGAATCTGGTTACGCTCGCCCCACACCTGCAACTGCTCGACCGCCGCTGCACGGAAGGTATCACCGGCAGCCAGCATTACCTTCTTGCCTTCCAGTTGCAGCTTCTTCGCCAGCTTGCCGATGGTGGTGGTCTTGCCGGCGCCGTTCACGCCAACCACAAGGATCACATAGGGTTTGTTCTGGGCTTGTACGTTCAGCGGCTGCTCGACCGGGCGCAGCAGCGCAGCCAGTTCTTCCTGCAACGATTTGTACAGGGCATCGGCATCGGCCAACTGCTTGCGCGCGACCTTCTGGGTCAGGTTCTGGACAATGGCCGA from Pseudomonas putida encodes the following:
- the ftsE gene encoding cell division ATP-binding protein FtsE: MIRFEQVAKRYPNGHVGLHELSFRARRGEFLFVTGHSGAGKSTLLRLLLAMERPTSGKLMLAGQDLGQISNAQIPFLRRQIGVVFQNHQLLFDRTVFNNIALPLQILGLSKVEIAKRVDSALERVSLSDKGELFPADLSTGQQQRVGIARAIVHQPALLLADEPTGNLDPRLAAEIMGVFEDINRLGTTVLIASHDLALIARMRHRMLTLQRGRLIGDGEAGQ
- the ftsY gene encoding signal recognition particle-docking protein FtsY; translation: MFGSNDDKKAPAEAGEKKGLFSWFRKKPQPPAGAGVPANEPPAAEQSAAAPVEGSTAEVPQAPEPVQAPAAPQLAEPQPVAAPARPPVVEAPVPEPVASQPLQAPEPEPVASRPLVAPAPQPVASMPLQAAPVESAPVEAAAPVSNLVLPVAEEPVALVPDLEPKAPPAIPERAVPVPAAPVAAPAEQAKPGFFARLKQGLSKTSASIGEGMASLFLGKKVIDDDLLDEIETRLLTADVGVEATSAIVQNLTQKVARKQLADADALYKSLQEELAALLRPVEQPLNVQAQNKPYVILVVGVNGAGKTTTIGKLAKKLQLEGKKVMLAAGDTFRAAAVEQLQVWGERNQIPVIAQHTGADSASVIFDAVQAAKARGVDVLIADTAGRLHTKDNLMEELKKVRRVIGKLDVEAPHEVLLVLDAGTGQNAISQAKYFNQSVELTGLALTKLDGTAKGGVIFALAKQFNIPIRFIGVGEGIDDLRTFEAEPFVKALFAERD
- a CDS encoding cell division protein FtsX; protein product: MNTTRTPKVSERVAPKPADPQPAKKKRGEDDDGPDFRTLLHAWLESHRASLADSLRRLGKQPIGSFFTCLVMAVALSMPMGLSLLLKNVEQLGGSWQRAAQISLYLKLDAGSRDGEALRDEIKGMPGVADAQYVSREQALEEFQQQSGLGEALRELPDNPLPGVVVVTPTEVDKPALEALRQRLSELPRVDVAQLDLVWVERLAAILKLGDRFVFGLAVMLISALLLVIGNTIRLHIENRRIEIEVIKLVGGTDAYVRRPFLYMGALYGLGAGLLAWGILAFGLNWLNEAVVGLSGLYGSDFALGGVPASDGLSLLIGAVLLGYIGAWIAVARHLNELAPR